TCGGAAGAGCTCTTCAAACTCTTGAAAATATTTCGAAAGAGAATTTTACTACTATTGTAAGAGATGCCACGATACAGCGTTTCGAATACACCTTTGAAGCGATGTGGAAAACAGTGAAAGCGTATTTGTCCGATTCGGAAGGAATTGTGTGCAATTCCCCAAAATCCTGTTTCAGGGAACTGTTGTCATCTCAACGCATTTCTGTTTCAGATACGGAGCTCCTCCTGGAGATGACCGATATGAGGAATCTTACATCACATACATACATTGAACAAATAGCCCAGGATATATATGCAAAAATTACGGCCGATTATATAACTTTAATGAGAAGAGTTTATAATGCCATGCAAAAATGAGACTGCCCCCGAATCATACATCAACGGCAGAAAATATTGATTCTGATTACTTAGACCCCTATAATTCAACTATATAGTATTGATATTTCCCTGGCGTCCGACGTTGCATTAACCAAAACCATCCCATACAATGAGGCACAGACATGAACACCTCAACACCAAAGGATTTTTCCCTGTTTGACCGGCCCCAGGTCCTGCGCTTCCTTTTTCATCCACGGGCCGACCAGGAAGCATCGATGGGACCTTTCACAAGACTGGAAATACCCGTAGATCCCGGCGTGCATATCGGCGGGAAATTCTTCGCCGTTTCACCGGATGCCCCGACGATTCTTTTTTTCCATGGCAATGGTGAGATCGTTTCCGATTATGACGACCTGGGACATGTATACCGGCAAATCGGCGTCAATTTTCTTCCCGTCGATTACCGGGGATACGGCAGGTCCACGGGATCTCCCACAGTTTCGGCGATGATGGATGACTGTCACCGAATCTTCACCTTTGTAAAGGATTACCTCCGGCAGGCATCATTCACCGGGCCTCTCATCCTCATGGGCCGTTCCCTGGGAAGCGCCTCGGCACTGGAACTGGCTTCATGCCATTCCGACGAGATAGACGCTCTGGTCATAGAAAGCGGTTTCGCCCATATCATCCCCCTGCTCATGCTCCTGGGCATCAACGCGCCGGTCCTGGGCATCGATACCGATCCCTTTGACCATACGGGGAAGATCGCCCGGTACACCGGCCCCCTGCTGGTCATTCACGCAGAAGAGGATCACATCATCCCCTTTACCGACGGCCGGGAGCTCTTTGAGGCAGCAACATCACAGTACAAGGGATTTCTTGGCATAGCCGGGGCCAACCACAACACCATCTTCGCCGTGGGACTTGACCGGTACATGCAGGCCATTGCTGAGCTCATCAGGGGACTCACCACAGCATGAAGACCGATATGATGCAGCAGGTGTCCGAAACCCTCTTCGAGATCCCCAAAAGCTTTAAGAAAGGTATGCGTGTCCCGGCCCGCATCTATGCCTCGGCAGAACTGCTGCAGTCCATGGACGACGCGGTCCTGAACCAGATCACCAATGTTGCCATGCTCCCGGGCATACTCAAATACGCCCTGTGCATGCCCGACGGCCATTCAGGATACGGGTTCCCCATAGGCGGTGTGGCCGCCATTGATCCCGGTGAGGGGATCATCACCCCTGGCGGCATCGGTTTCGACATCAACTGCGGCGTCCGTCTTGCCGCCACATCGCTTTCCCTGGAAGAAGTCCGGCCCCGCATCAAGGACCTGGTAAGCGCTCTCTTCAGACATGTCCCTTCAGGTGTGGGTGCCACGGGCATGCTGAACCTGTCACCGTCGCAATTCGACGAAGCCATGACCCAGGGCGCTTCCTGGGCGGCCAGGAACGGTTACGGCGGTAGTGAAGACCTGGAATATATCGAGGAAGGCGGCTGCATCAAGGGCGCTGATCCATCGGCAGTTTCACACAGAGCACGGGACCGGGGCAAAAACCAGGTTGGTACCCTGGGCTCGGGTAATCACTACCTGGAAATCCAGGTGGCCCGCAGCGAGAATATTTTTGATGCCGGCCTGGCCCGGCAATTCGACATAACCGGTGAAAACCGGATTTACCTCATGATTCACACCGGGAGCAGGGGTTTCGGCCACCAGGTGGCCACGGACTATCTCCAGCAGTTTCTCTCGGTTATGCAGAGCAAATATAAACTTTTCATGCCCGATCGTGAACTGGCCTGCGCTCCCTTTGATTCCATTGACGGGCGGAATTATTTCGGCGCCATGAACTGCGCCATCAACATTGCCTTCCTGAACCGTCAGCTCATCATGCACCGCGTACGGGAAGTCTTCTCAGAAATTTTCGGCCGCTCGCTTCATGACCTGGGAATCAAAACCGTTTATGACGTATGCCACAACACGGCCAAGCTGGAGCGGCATCTCATTGACGGCCGGGAACGCGAAATACTGATCCACCGCAAGGGGGCCACCAGGGCCTTTGCGCCGGACATGAAGGACCTTCCGGAAAAATATCGCCAATCCGGCCAGCCCGTTCTCA
The Spirochaetae bacterium HGW-Spirochaetae-1 DNA segment above includes these coding regions:
- a CDS encoding nucleotidyltransferase — translated: MDRLTMSIDSFGRALQTLENISKENFTTIVRDATIQRFEYTFEAMWKTVKAYLSDSEGIVCNSPKSCFRELLSSQRISVSDTELLLEMTDMRNLTSHTYIEQIAQDIYAKITADYITLMRRVYNAMQK
- a CDS encoding alpha/beta hydrolase, producing the protein MNTSTPKDFSLFDRPQVLRFLFHPRADQEASMGPFTRLEIPVDPGVHIGGKFFAVSPDAPTILFFHGNGEIVSDYDDLGHVYRQIGVNFLPVDYRGYGRSTGSPTVSAMMDDCHRIFTFVKDYLRQASFTGPLILMGRSLGSASALELASCHSDEIDALVIESGFAHIIPLLMLLGINAPVLGIDTDPFDHTGKIARYTGPLLVIHAEEDHIIPFTDGRELFEAATSQYKGFLGIAGANHNTIFAVGLDRYMQAIAELIRGLTTA
- a CDS encoding RNA-splicing ligase RtcB, with product MKTDMMQQVSETLFEIPKSFKKGMRVPARIYASAELLQSMDDAVLNQITNVAMLPGILKYALCMPDGHSGYGFPIGGVAAIDPGEGIITPGGIGFDINCGVRLAATSLSLEEVRPRIKDLVSALFRHVPSGVGATGMLNLSPSQFDEAMTQGASWAARNGYGGSEDLEYIEEGGCIKGADPSAVSHRARDRGKNQVGTLGSGNHYLEIQVARSENIFDAGLARQFDITGENRIYLMIHTGSRGFGHQVATDYLQQFLSVMQSKYKLFMPDRELACAPFDSIDGRNYFGAMNCAINIAFLNRQLIMHRVREVFSEIFGRSLHDLGIKTVYDVCHNTAKLERHLIDGREREILIHRKGATRAFAPDMKDLPEKYRQSGQPVLMGGSMESGSYVLAGVPQGSDAFFTTAHGSGRILSRHQAKKMYNGRELQKKMERQGIYIQTASFSGLAEEADGAYKNIDDVAAVTEKAGLSRVVAKLLPIGNIKG